In one window of Mobiluncus massiliensis DNA:
- the infA gene encoding translation initiation factor IF-1, translating into MGKKDGVIEVEGTVVEALPNAMFRVQLANEHVVLAHISGKMRQHYIRILPEDRVVVELSPYDLTRGRIVYRYK; encoded by the coding sequence ATGGGGAAAAAAGACGGAGTCATCGAGGTCGAAGGTACAGTAGTTGAGGCCTTGCCTAATGCGATGTTCCGGGTGCAACTGGCCAATGAGCATGTGGTTTTGGCGCATATCTCAGGAAAGATGCGCCAGCATTACATCCGTATCCTGCCTGAGGATCGCGTGGTAGTCGAGTTGAGTCCTTACGACCTCACTCGAGGCCGTATAGTGTATCGCTACAAGTAA
- the rpsM gene encoding 30S ribosomal protein S13: MARLVGVDLPREKRMEIALTYIYGIGRTRAKETLEATGVSPDTRVKDLTEDELIALRDFIQANYKVEGDLRREVAADIRRKIEINCYQGRRHRAGLPVHGQRTKTNARSRKGPKRTVAGKKKAK, from the coding sequence ATGGCACGCCTGGTAGGTGTGGATTTGCCGCGCGAAAAGCGCATGGAAATCGCTTTAACATATATTTACGGGATTGGACGTACCCGCGCGAAGGAAACCTTGGAAGCGACCGGTGTGAGCCCGGATACGCGCGTCAAGGACCTTACTGAAGACGAATTGATTGCTTTGCGCGATTTCATTCAGGCCAACTACAAGGTCGAGGGTGATTTGCGCCGTGAAGTTGCTGCGGATATTCGCCGCAAGATTGAAATCAACTGCTATCAAGGGCGTCGTCACCGCGCAGGCTTGCCGGTTCATGGCCAGCGCACCAAGACTAATGCGCGTTCCCGCAAGGGACCCAAGCGCACCGTTGCCGGTAAGAAGAAAGCGAAGTAA
- a CDS encoding S26 family signal peptidase, whose translation MSPDMTTQANRIVSLLNKQSQHPLRNAILFMIGWVILVLVGVAFIMTTVIPRTQGYVATTIPDDSMNPTFSQSDLLLFQKLRQQGAQQLNPGDVIAYQPTEAVKYEIARVSEVMGSGDEMQFGVKSDNPQAEASDETVTLDMVRGEFRYKVPFFGLLFPLLPPPVVSFVLIFVAQLLLIYAGWQIGTSMINARDPQRQARAARLRTAALAGNLETTRQRLRRQGLK comes from the coding sequence GTGAGCCCAGACATGACCACGCAGGCCAACCGCATTGTTTCGCTGCTGAACAAGCAGTCTCAGCACCCTTTGCGTAATGCAATCTTATTCATGATTGGCTGGGTCATCCTGGTTCTGGTGGGCGTGGCTTTCATCATGACCACCGTGATTCCTCGCACCCAAGGCTACGTGGCCACGACCATACCTGACGATTCTATGAATCCGACTTTCTCCCAATCGGATTTGTTGCTGTTCCAAAAGCTGCGCCAGCAGGGAGCCCAACAGCTCAATCCGGGTGATGTTATTGCTTATCAGCCGACCGAAGCGGTGAAATACGAGATTGCGCGAGTCAGCGAAGTCATGGGTTCTGGCGACGAGATGCAGTTCGGCGTCAAGTCTGACAATCCTCAGGCGGAGGCCAGTGACGAAACAGTCACTCTGGATATGGTTCGCGGTGAATTTCGTTACAAGGTTCCTTTCTTCGGGCTTCTGTTCCCGTTGCTTCCACCTCCGGTAGTCTCATTCGTGCTGATTTTTGTCGCCCAGCTGTTGCTGATTTATGCCGGCTGGCAAATTGGTACCTCCATGATTAATGCTCGTGACCCGCAACGTCAGGCGCGGGCGGCACGGCTGCGGACCGCGGCTTTGGCCGGTAACTTGGAAACGACTCGGCAGAGGTTGCGCCGTCAAGGTCTCAAGTAG
- the rpsK gene encoding 30S ribosomal protein S11 has product MAGKPQATKSRRKERKNVTEGNAYIKSTFNNTIVSITDPSGAVIAWSSSGQVGFKGSRKSTPFAAQLAAEAAARRAQEFGLKKVDVFVKGPGSGRETAIRTLTATGLEVGSIQDVTPQAHNGCRPPKRRRV; this is encoded by the coding sequence ATGGCAGGTAAGCCTCAAGCCACTAAATCGCGCCGCAAGGAACGTAAGAACGTTACCGAAGGCAATGCTTATATCAAATCCACATTCAACAACACCATCGTGTCCATTACGGATCCGTCCGGTGCTGTTATTGCTTGGTCGTCCTCCGGTCAGGTCGGTTTCAAGGGCTCGCGTAAGTCGACGCCGTTCGCAGCGCAGTTGGCTGCTGAAGCCGCGGCTCGTCGCGCGCAGGAATTTGGTCTGAAAAAGGTTGACGTTTTCGTCAAGGGTCCGGGTTCTGGTCGTGAAACCGCGATTCGTACCCTGACTGCTACCGGTCTGGAAGTTGGTTCCATCCAGGATGTAACTCCGCAGGCTCACAACGGCTGCCGCCCTCCGAAGCGTCGCCGCGTCTGA
- the rpmJ gene encoding 50S ribosomal protein L36 translates to MKVNPSVKPICDKCKVIRRHGRVMVICENPRHKQRQG, encoded by the coding sequence ATGAAGGTTAACCCCAGCGTTAAACCCATCTGCGACAAGTGCAAGGTGATTCGCCGGCACGGTCGCGTGATGGTGATTTGCGAAAACCCGCGTCACAAGCAGCGTCAGGGCTAA